From Amphiprion ocellaris isolate individual 3 ecotype Okinawa chromosome 10, ASM2253959v1, whole genome shotgun sequence, one genomic window encodes:
- the LOC111575497 gene encoding la-related protein 6-like: MSNPKRDDTQTAQDEEDREVGLLCLKIKDILEDLFSESHLAKDGFLLKHVQKTKQGYVSLKLLTCLKKIKALTTNWDMTLVAATYSDLLEVNDERTKVRRIKPLPQWLLCSPTSKFLLTWNIFEDQNREDGAASVPEHPSLSERVLQRFSIYGSVTSVWILHPGEELPRELQCYAKCHKELGQHLCAVVKLDNLEAVREAFNALKAEEEKSKGKGIRVVPLGFKGTHRFNEDKLSEENSEDHFKENSPFQEHPPKISKDFKEPSSPVKVSDKTGRTHPPQTSSDHTIQRTFDQMFSSCDGKCLSGLNQRYSKMSWCSGDCDKESSQSPWVLRRKLAADALNPKVMRHLNAPWLMQTVLRQPFGPDGTKGFQGRRSLWQQKEISKFVKQYFSTKN, encoded by the exons ATGAGTAATCCAAAGAG AGATGATACACAAACTGCCCAAGATGAAGAAGACCGTGAAGTTGGGCTGCTCTGCTTGAAGATTAAAGACATACTGGAGGATTTATTCTCTGAAAGTCACCTGGCAAAGGACGGATTCCTGCTGAAGCATGTGCAGAAGACCAAGCAGGGTTACGTCAGTCTCAAGCTTCTTACTTGTTTGAAAAAG ATAAAGGCCCTGACCACAAACTGGGACATGACTCTAGTAGCAGCAACGTATTCAGACCTTCTGGAAGTGAATGATGAACGCACCAAAGTGAGGCGCATAAAGCCGCTTCCACAATGGCTGCTGTGCTCCCCCACCAGCAAGTTCTTACTCACCTGGAATATTTTTGAGGACCAAAACAGAGAAGACGGAGCAGCCAGCGTCCCGGAGCATCCTTCACTCTCAGAAAGGGTCCTGCAAAGGTTCAGTATTTATGGCTCTGTTACTTCAGTTTGGATCCTGCATCCTGGTGAAGAGCTTCCCAGGGAGCTGCAATGTTATGCCAAATGCCACAAAGAGCTTGGCCAGCATTTATGTGCGGTGGTCAAGCTTGATAACTTGGAGGCAGTTCGTGAGGCCTTCAATGCCCTGAAAGCAGAAGAGGAGAAATCCAAAGGGAAGGGCATACGTGTGGTGCCTTTGGGATTCAAGGGAACACATCGCTTTAATGAAGACAAATTatcagaagaaaacagtgaagacCACTTTAAGGAGAATTCACCTTTTCAAGAACATCCACCAAAAATCTCCAAGgacttcaaggaaccttcttcaCCAGTTAAGGTTTCTGACAAAACTGGACGCACACACCCGCCTCAAACATCCTCAGATCATACCATTCAGAGAACCTTTGACCAGATGTTCTCCAGCTGTGATGGCAAGTGTCTCTCTGGTTTGAATCAGAGGTACAGTAAGATGAGCTGGTGCTCTGGAGACTGTGATAAAGAGAGTTCCCAGAGCCCATGGGTGCTCAGGCGCAAATTAGCAGCAGATGCTTTAAACCCAAAGGTGATGAGACACCTGAACGCACCCTGGCTGATGCAGACAGTGCTGCGGCAGCCCTTCGGCCCTGATGGCACTAAGGGTTTTCAGGGCAGAAGGAGTCTATGGCAGCAGAAGGAGATTAGCAAATTTGTGAAGCAgtatttttcaacaaaaaattaa